One window from the genome of Terrimicrobium sacchariphilum encodes:
- a CDS encoding YifB family Mg chelatase-like AAA ATPase produces MLTRVFSAAIQGVDAVEVEVEVNTGPGAPQIVVVGLPDVAVKESKDRVTTAISNSGYRWPRERTTINLAPADIKKEGPSFDLPIALGMIAAALDEDVPRFARCLVAGELALTGEVRPVKGALSMVLEARNRGHKAVVLPLANAREAAMVEGIEVYGVTNLRETYEFLTRKAELSPVTENVEALFESMARDEVDFSEVKGQHHVKRAIEVAVSGNHALLLIGPPGSGKSMLSKRIATIMPPLTLEEAIETTKIHSVAGMLKNDAPFVGRRPFRSPHSTISDVGLVGGSANPSPGEVSVAHHGVLFLDELPEFKRTTLETLRQILEDRQVTVSRAAGSVTFPANFMLIAAMNPCKCGYYGDPKRECRCSPREIENYRNRISGPLLDRIDLHVEAPAVEYKDLSSTESAEPSAAIRSRVIEARRIQRERFASSRKTRTNAEMSHGQIKEHCKLDSAGQELLRHAMTNLQLSARAYDRILKVSRTIADLAGSPTIQPPHVMEAIQYRTLDRNLWH; encoded by the coding sequence ATGCTGACCCGAGTCTTTTCCGCCGCCATTCAGGGCGTCGACGCTGTTGAAGTCGAAGTCGAGGTCAACACCGGCCCTGGCGCTCCGCAAATTGTGGTCGTAGGGCTTCCGGATGTCGCCGTGAAGGAGAGCAAGGATCGCGTCACGACGGCCATTTCGAATAGCGGCTACCGCTGGCCGCGCGAGCGCACCACGATCAATCTCGCTCCCGCCGACATTAAAAAGGAAGGCCCCAGTTTTGACCTGCCCATCGCGCTCGGCATGATCGCGGCGGCGTTGGATGAGGATGTGCCTCGCTTCGCCCGCTGCCTCGTCGCCGGGGAGCTGGCGCTGACCGGCGAAGTCCGTCCCGTCAAGGGTGCGCTGTCGATGGTACTGGAAGCGCGCAATCGCGGGCACAAGGCCGTCGTGCTTCCTCTCGCCAATGCGCGCGAAGCGGCCATGGTCGAGGGCATCGAGGTTTATGGCGTGACTAACCTCCGCGAGACCTACGAGTTTCTCACCCGCAAGGCCGAACTGTCGCCCGTGACCGAGAATGTCGAGGCGCTGTTTGAGTCCATGGCTCGCGACGAAGTCGATTTCTCCGAGGTCAAGGGGCAGCATCATGTCAAACGCGCCATCGAGGTGGCTGTGAGCGGCAACCACGCTTTGCTGCTGATCGGACCTCCGGGCAGCGGGAAGTCGATGCTCTCGAAGCGCATCGCCACCATCATGCCGCCGCTCACGCTGGAGGAGGCCATCGAAACCACAAAGATTCACAGCGTGGCCGGGATGCTCAAAAACGACGCACCCTTCGTCGGCCGCAGGCCGTTCCGTTCCCCCCACTCCACCATTTCCGATGTCGGCCTCGTCGGCGGATCAGCCAATCCCTCGCCCGGCGAAGTGAGCGTAGCGCATCACGGCGTGCTCTTTCTCGATGAACTGCCGGAGTTCAAGCGCACCACGCTGGAAACCCTGCGGCAGATCCTGGAAGATCGCCAGGTGACCGTGAGCCGCGCAGCGGGCAGCGTGACCTTCCCGGCGAACTTCATGCTCATCGCAGCGATGAACCCCTGCAAATGTGGTTATTATGGAGACCCGAAACGCGAGTGCCGGTGCTCGCCGCGCGAGATCGAGAACTACCGCAACCGCATCTCCGGCCCGTTGCTCGACCGCATCGACCTCCATGTCGAAGCCCCTGCCGTGGAGTACAAGGATCTCAGCAGCACCGAAAGCGCCGAGCCGTCCGCAGCGATTCGATCCCGCGTCATCGAGGCCCGCCGCATCCAGCGCGAGCGTTTTGCCTCATCCCGCAAAACGCGCACGAACGCCGAGATGTCGCACGGCCAGATCAAGGAGCATTGCAAACTCGACAGCGCCGGGCAGGAGCTCCTGCGCCACGCCATGACCAATCTCCAGCTCAGCGCCCGCGCCTACGACCGCATATTAAAAGTCTCGCGTACCATCGCAGACCTCGCCGGAAGCCCCACCATCCAGCCGCCCCATGTCATGGAGGCCATCCAATACCGCACCCTGGATCGCAACCTATGGCACTAA